From a single Oncorhynchus nerka isolate Pitt River linkage group LG11, Oner_Uvic_2.0, whole genome shotgun sequence genomic region:
- the LOC115137242 gene encoding TNFAIP3-interacting protein 2-like has product MTSGIRNMTGIKNTMDVDLDNDTLKSKIWSCHTLTTFYHETRLEIDTLSKKIKKRDNLIADLKARLGKYENTCINVEGYDPVVIAPAESLLESLCKEICKLKLKLKDTEMNAVQQAELRQQEIQRLQQLLREMERELESVIRQSDHEKDQDIQRLRSALAERDRAQATRAVLCTSLAGEADQLRGQLGATVRVCQELLGRLEREKGGERVTEEVKMQQKAKEILDYTEAGRVDIRVSKLQEENQKLTQRVAYVEGLNSKWQKYDSSREQYVRYLCQKLNESSALAVSSSPAPGMGHRLGPRPTQEPRPGLDLFPELASAKAGLLQQEIARLNGLLEEKLGDCGRLGRELDESRRRYKDRIQMLEQQVLIYTDDFKSERADRERAQGRIQDLQEEVSRLQVQLHTQAQSPTRDANSTCRVHKGHRISPHMNTDSAESLLRNSANPPVTKIKN; this is encoded by the exons ATGACCTCTGGAATAAGGAACATGACTGGAATAAAGAACACGATGGATGTCGATTTGGATAATGATACGCTGAAATCAAAAATATGGAGCTGCCATACATTGACTACTTTTTACCACGAAACTCGGCTGGAGATTGACACATTAAGTAAGAAAATCAAGAAAAGGGACAATTTAATCGCAGATTTGAAGGCTAGGTTAGGCAAATACGAAAACACCTGTATCAATGTGGAAGGGTATGACCCTGTTGTCATAGCACCGGCCGAATCTTTGCTGGAAAGTTTATGCAAAGAAATCTGCAAGCTGAAGCTCAAATTGAAAGACACAGAAATGAATGCGGTTCAGCAAGCAGAGTTGAGACAACAA GAGATACAGAGGTTGCAACAGCTGCTGAGGGAGATGGAGCGAGAGCTGGAGAGTGTGATCCGTCAATCAGACCACGAGAAGGACCAGGATATCCAGAGGCTCCGCTCTGCCCTGGCCGAGAGGGACCGTGCCCAGGCCACCCGTGCCGTCCTGTGCACCTCGCTGGCTGGAGAGGCCGACCAGCTCCGGGGCCAACTGGGAGCCACAGTCAGGGTGTGTCAGGAGTTACTGGgccgactagagagagagaagggaggagagagagtgacggAGGAGGTGAAAATGCAGCAGAAGGCAAAAGAG ATATTGGATTATACGGAAGCTGGTCGCGTTGACATTCGAGTCAGCAAACTCCAAGAAGAGAACCAAAAGCTAACTCAAAGAGTGGCATAT GTGGAAGGTCTAAACTCCAAATGGCAAAAGTATGACTCGAGCAGGGAACAGTATGTGAGGTACCTGTGTCAGAAGCTGAATGAGTCTAGTGCCCTGGCTGTTTCCTCCAGCCCTGCTCCAGGTATGGGGCATAGGTTAGGGCCCAGACCTACACAAGAGCCTAGGCCTGGCCTGGACTTGTTCCCAGAGTTGGCCTCAGCCAAAGCTGGTTTGCTCCAGCAGGAGATAGCCAGGCTCAACGGCCTACTGGAGGAGAAGTTGGGGGACTGTGGGAGGTTGGGGAGAGAGCTGGATGAGAGCAGGAGACGATACAAGGACCGTATCCAGATGCTAGAGCAACAG GTTCTCATCTACACAGATGACTTTAAGTCGGAGCgggcagacagggagagagcgcAGGGCAGGATCCAGGACCTGCAAGAGGAAGTATCTCGACTACAGGTGCagctacacacacaggcacag AGCCCTACTAGAGATGCCAACTCCACGTGCCGAGTCCATAAAGGACACCGGATCTCCCCACACATGAACACGGACTCGGCCGAATCACTGCTGAGGAACAGCGCCAATCCACCTGTGACAAAAATCAAAAACTAA